CCTGCGCAGTCAAAACTCCAACACTTTTTGTTCTAGCATGTATTACCGGATCATCCAGCAGAGCGCCTTTGAACATATCTATAGGGCCTAAGAGAGAATCTAAAGTTCTTAGTATCCAAGGAATATCGTCATTTTCAATATCGCGTCTTACACCGCCGATTTTCATCATACCGTAATGCTGTCTGTTTCCCGAGATTCTTTCAAAAATATCTAATACAGGCTCGCGGTATTTCCAAGACCACATCCAAAGAGTGTTATATCCCATAAAATGGCCTGCGAGTCCTAGCCACAAAAGATGCGAATGAACCCGCTCAAGTTCTCCGATAATGCTTCTTATGTATTTCGCCCTTTCAGGAATTTCAATATCTGCCAGGTCCTCAACTGCATTTACATAAGCAAACGGATGCGATGTGGAACATATCCCGCAGATACGTTCTACGGCAAATATTCCCTGATCAAAATGTTTTCCCTCAGATATTTTTTCAATTCCTCTATGGACGTAGCCAAGCTCAATATCAATGCCAATCACTTTTTCCCCATCAACTTGAAGCCTGAAAAACTCAGGTTCTTCCTGAAGCGGGTGATACGGCCCTATAGGTATGAAACATTTTTTTTCTTCACTCATTATCGTGCCTCAGCGGATATTTTCCTTCAGGCTAGTCATCGGAAAGCAAAAGATGCCTTAAATTCTTATGGCCAATAAAATTTACCCCTAAAAGTTCATGAATTTCCCGCTCTATCCATTCAGCAGCTCTAAGAATGTTGGATATTGAATCAATAGCAGGATTTTTCTTGTCATAAATAAAAGCCCTTAACGAAAATATTTTATCGGAAGAATCATCGGAAAAATGATACATAATCTCAAT
This window of the Elusimicrobiota bacterium genome carries:
- a CDS encoding nickel-dependent hydrogenase large subunit encodes the protein MSEEKKCFIPIGPYHPLQEEPEFFRLQVDGEKVIGIDIELGYVHRGIEKISEGKHFDQGIFAVERICGICSTSHPFAYVNAVEDLADIEIPERAKYIRSIIGELERVHSHLLWLGLAGHFMGYNTLWMWSWKYREPVLDIFERISGNRQHYGMMKIGGVRRDIENDDIPWILRTLDSLLGPIDMFKGALLDDPVIHARTKSVGVLTAQ
- a CDS encoding NADH-quinone oxidoreductase subunit C produces the protein MDIEKEIKLKFADKIISLKETEKGKIYIDINPAYVKFFAESFFNDFGLRFITATGTDTRKYIEIMYHFSDDSSDKIFSLRAFIYDKKNPAIDSISNILRAAEWIEREIHELLGVNFIGHKNLRHLLLSDD